A genomic segment from Vagococcus zengguangii encodes:
- the pflA gene encoding pyruvate formate-lyase-activating protein produces the protein MTNSVLGRIHSTENFGTVDGPGVRFVVFTQGCHMRCQFCHNPDTWDLNAGKQVTADEIIEEALRFRSYWGEEGGITISGGEPLLQLDFLLEVFKKAKKLGIHTTIDSCGKPFTRRDPWFSKFNELLEYTDLILFDIKHIDREGHRELTQHINDNILDMAQYLSEIGQPVWIRHVLVPERTDYDEYLIRLGDFIKTLNNVKKVEVLPYHRMGIFKWKELGIDYPLEGIDPPTQERVKNAQELLHCADYTGYKE, from the coding sequence ATGACTAACTCCGTTTTAGGTAGAATTCATTCTACAGAAAATTTTGGGACCGTAGATGGACCAGGTGTGCGTTTTGTCGTTTTCACTCAAGGGTGTCATATGCGTTGTCAATTTTGCCATAATCCCGATACGTGGGATTTAAATGCTGGGAAACAGGTAACAGCCGATGAAATTATCGAAGAAGCTTTAAGATTTAGAAGCTATTGGGGTGAAGAAGGTGGTATTACCATTAGTGGTGGTGAACCGTTACTACAATTAGACTTCTTATTAGAAGTGTTCAAAAAAGCAAAAAAATTAGGCATTCATACGACAATTGATAGTTGTGGTAAACCATTTACACGTCGTGATCCATGGTTTAGTAAATTTAATGAGTTATTGGAATACACTGACTTGATTCTGTTTGATATTAAACATATCGACCGTGAAGGACATCGTGAATTGACACAACATATCAATGATAATATTTTAGATATGGCACAGTACTTATCTGAAATTGGCCAACCTGTTTGGATTCGCCACGTGCTAGTACCTGAACGTACAGATTATGACGAATACTTAATTCGCTTAGGTGATTTTATTAAAACATTGAACAATGTGAAGAAGGTTGAAGTATTACCGTATCACCGTATGGGGATTTTCAAATGGAAAGAGTTAGGTATTGATTACCCATTAGAAGGTATTGATCCACCCACTCAAGAACGTGTAAAAAATGCTCAAGAATTATTACATTGTGCTGATTATACAGGCTATAAAGAATAG
- a CDS encoding aspartate ammonia-lyase, with product MRIEKDSVGYLEIPQDSYYGVHTQRAVNNFNITGHRLDRDFIISLAEVKKAVAQANSELNVLSKEKAEAIVQAADEVIDGKLHEAILVDPIQGGAGTSSNMNINEVLANRAIELLGGEKGDYKLINPNDDVNRGQSTNDIYPTAGKLTMLKKVPKLMAQLDALSQTFLQKAVEFQDIMKLGRTQLQDAVPITLGQEFHAYYSVIKRGMHRLSIAKTEIEAINIGGTAIGTGISAHPELSQTALQKLREITGENLVISDDLVDATQNVESFVVLSDSLKAIAVSLSKVANDIRLLSSGPKTGIGEIKIPARQNGSSIMPGKINPVIPEVMNQCAFLVMGNNVTIGLAAEHGQLELNAFEPVIFYKLIESFEALTNGIQTFNENCVKGIEADRERCQENLERSTYMATPLAEKIGYEQAADIAKESVASGKTVKEVAKIFNISDDILNDLKVTIK from the coding sequence ATGAGAATCGAAAAAGATAGTGTGGGATACTTAGAAATACCACAAGATAGTTATTATGGGGTTCATACGCAACGTGCGGTAAATAATTTTAATATAACAGGGCATAGATTAGATAGAGACTTTATCATTAGTTTAGCTGAAGTGAAAAAAGCTGTTGCACAAGCAAATTCTGAATTAAATGTATTGTCAAAAGAAAAAGCTGAAGCAATTGTACAAGCAGCAGATGAAGTGATTGATGGAAAACTGCATGAGGCTATTTTAGTGGATCCAATCCAAGGCGGCGCGGGAACAAGTAGTAATATGAATATTAATGAAGTGCTAGCAAATCGTGCAATTGAGTTGTTAGGCGGGGAGAAGGGGGATTATAAATTAATTAACCCAAATGATGATGTTAATAGAGGACAATCAACGAATGATATTTATCCGACCGCAGGCAAATTAACCATGTTGAAAAAAGTCCCTAAATTAATGGCTCAATTGGACGCATTAAGTCAAACTTTTTTACAAAAAGCAGTAGAGTTTCAAGATATTATGAAATTAGGTCGTACGCAATTGCAAGATGCAGTGCCAATCACACTAGGGCAAGAGTTCCATGCTTACTATTCAGTAATTAAACGTGGCATGCATCGGTTATCGATTGCTAAAACAGAAATTGAGGCTATTAATATTGGTGGAACGGCAATAGGGACTGGTATATCAGCTCATCCAGAGTTGTCACAAACAGCGCTTCAAAAATTAAGAGAAATTACAGGGGAGAATTTAGTCATTTCAGACGACTTAGTAGATGCTACTCAAAACGTAGAGAGTTTCGTGGTTCTTTCTGATTCCTTAAAGGCGATCGCAGTCAGTCTTTCAAAAGTGGCGAATGATATTCGTTTGCTATCTTCAGGTCCAAAAACAGGTATCGGAGAAATAAAAATACCTGCACGACAAAATGGTTCATCCATCATGCCAGGGAAAATTAATCCAGTAATCCCAGAAGTAATGAATCAGTGTGCGTTTTTAGTGATGGGAAATAACGTCACCATCGGTTTAGCCGCTGAACATGGACAACTAGAATTGAACGCGTTTGAACCAGTAATTTTTTATAAATTAATCGAATCATTTGAAGCACTTACGAATGGTATTCAAACTTTTAACGAAAATTGTGTTAAAGGAATTGAAGCAGATCGTGAACGTTGTCAAGAAAATTTAGAGCGTAGTACTTATATGGCGACACCACTAGCTGAAAAAATAGGCTATGAACAGGCGGCGGATATCGCTAAAGAATCCGTGGCGTCAGGGAAGACCGTCAAAGAAGTAGCGAAAATTTTTAATATTTCAGATGACATCTTGAATGATTTGAAAGTCACAATAAAATAG
- the pflB gene encoding formate C-acetyltransferase, translated as MKQWDGFKGNLWKETVNVRDFIQNNYTEYTGDDSFLEPIAPSTDKLWTKLQELFDVQHEKNGVYDMDSDIPATITSHEPGYLIKEEEKIVGLQTDVPLKQAFMPFGGINMANNSLASNGYEVSDEMTKIFTEYRKTHNQGVFDAYTPEMRSARKNKIITGLPDAYGRGRIIGDYRRLALYGIDFLIEQKVKDLNNTGTTVMTDDVIRLREEISEQIRALSEIKKMAASYGFDISAPANNAQEAIQWLYFGYLAAIKSQNGAAMSIGRISAFLDIYIQRDLEAGLITEFEAQEMIDHLIMKLRMVKFARTPEYNQLFSGYPIWATLSIAGMGIDGRSLVTKNDFRILHTLTNMGPSPEPNLTVLYSSHLPKGFRTYSAKIAKESSSIQFENDDLLRANWGSDDCAIACCVSATVMGKDMQFFGARANLAKAVLYAINGGVDEKTKMQVAPKFRPMTGDSLDYDEFIDRFKDIMDWLAELYVNTLNVIHYMHDKYAYEAPQLAFMESDLQRTFATGIAGISHAADSVMAIKHGNVKVIRDEDGLAVDYVPQNEFPTYGNDNEEADAMANWILEYFMTQIKRQHTYRGAKPTTSLLTITSNVVYGKATGNTPDGRRAGKPLAPGANPSYQDGKFLGEKNGLLASLNSTARLEYTNALDGISNTQTINPNGLGKDDTMRIDNLRNVMDGYFNNGGYHLNVNVFTNELLLDAQKHPEKYPNLTIRVSGYAVKFRDLTPEQQADVISRTSHDRL; from the coding sequence ATGAAACAATGGGACGGATTTAAAGGGAATTTATGGAAAGAAACTGTAAACGTTAGAGACTTCATTCAAAACAACTACACAGAATACACTGGAGATGACAGCTTCTTAGAGCCAATCGCTCCATCAACTGACAAATTATGGACTAAATTACAAGAATTATTTGATGTACAACATGAAAAAAATGGTGTTTATGATATGGATAGTGATATTCCAGCAACTATCACTTCTCATGAACCAGGTTACTTAATTAAAGAAGAAGAAAAAATCGTTGGTTTACAAACTGATGTACCATTAAAACAAGCATTTATGCCTTTCGGTGGTATCAACATGGCTAACAACTCATTAGCTTCAAACGGCTATGAAGTTAGCGATGAAATGACAAAAATCTTTACTGAATACCGTAAAACTCATAACCAAGGGGTATTCGATGCTTACACGCCTGAAATGCGTTCAGCTCGTAAAAACAAAATTATCACTGGTTTACCAGATGCTTATGGTCGTGGACGTATCATCGGTGACTACCGTCGTTTAGCTTTATATGGTATCGACTTCTTAATCGAACAAAAAGTTAAAGACTTAAACAACACAGGAACAACGGTGATGACTGACGATGTGATTCGTTTACGTGAAGAAATTTCAGAACAGATCCGTGCACTATCAGAAATCAAAAAAATGGCAGCTTCTTATGGTTTTGATATTTCAGCACCAGCTAACAATGCACAAGAAGCTATCCAATGGTTATACTTTGGTTACTTAGCAGCAATCAAATCACAAAATGGTGCGGCAATGTCTATCGGACGTATTTCAGCATTCTTAGATATCTATATCCAACGCGATTTAGAAGCTGGTTTAATTACTGAATTTGAAGCACAAGAAATGATCGATCACTTAATCATGAAACTACGTATGGTTAAATTCGCTCGTACACCAGAATACAACCAATTATTCTCAGGTTACCCAATTTGGGCGACATTATCTATTGCCGGTATGGGTATCGACGGCCGTTCATTAGTAACTAAGAACGACTTCCGTATCTTACATACATTAACAAACATGGGACCATCACCAGAACCAAACTTAACTGTTTTATACTCTTCACACTTACCAAAAGGATTCAGAACATACTCTGCGAAAATCGCAAAAGAAAGTTCTTCAATCCAATTTGAAAACGATGATTTATTACGTGCTAACTGGGGTTCAGATGACTGCGCTATCGCATGTTGTGTATCTGCAACAGTTATGGGTAAAGACATGCAGTTCTTCGGAGCTCGTGCTAACTTAGCAAAAGCTGTATTATATGCAATCAACGGTGGTGTTGATGAGAAAACTAAAATGCAAGTTGCGCCTAAATTCCGTCCAATGACTGGCGATAGCTTAGATTACGATGAGTTCATCGATCGTTTCAAAGATATCATGGACTGGTTAGCTGAATTATATGTTAATACATTAAACGTAATCCACTACATGCATGACAAATACGCTTATGAAGCACCACAATTAGCCTTCATGGAAAGTGATTTACAACGTACATTTGCAACTGGTATTGCTGGTATTTCACATGCGGCTGACTCTGTTATGGCTATCAAACATGGTAATGTTAAAGTTATCCGTGATGAAGATGGTTTAGCTGTAGACTATGTGCCACAAAATGAATTCCCAACATACGGTAACGATAACGAAGAAGCAGATGCTATGGCTAACTGGATCTTAGAATACTTCATGACACAAATTAAACGTCAACATACTTACCGTGGTGCTAAACCAACAACGTCATTATTAACCATCACTTCTAACGTTGTTTACGGTAAAGCTACTGGTAACACACCAGACGGACGTCGTGCAGGTAAGCCATTAGCACCTGGTGCTAACCCATCTTATCAAGACGGTAAATTCTTAGGTGAGAAAAATGGTCTTCTAGCATCATTAAACTCAACAGCTCGTTTAGAATATACAAACGCTTTAGATGGTATTTCAAATACACAAACAATTAATCCAAACGGTTTAGGTAAAGATGATACAATGCGTATCGACAACTTACGTAACGTGATGGACGGTTACTTCAACAATGGTGGTTACCACTTAAACGTTAACGTATTTACTAACGAATTATTATTAGATGCTCAAAAACATCCAGAAAAATATCCAAACTTAACCATTCGTGTATCAGGATACGCTGTCAAATTCCGTGACTTAACACCAGAACAACAAGCAGACGTTATCTCAAGAACTTCACACGACAGACTGTAA